The genomic segment GTTTTTGTCTTTATATTTGTACGTTCCCTTTTTTTTCCCAACTGTGGATTGTTGTGGAAAGAAAAGGAAGAGAGAATCAATGAAGGGTAAGAGCACCGGGAAGGTTTCTGCGAAATGGATTCCCATTTTTTCCattgttttcttcttctttgggATGTTATTCACCAACAAGTATGTTTTGTTCAAGATTTTTGATTTCTTGCattctatattttttttcactttttgGAATTTTGATTTGTGGTGATTATGTTTTCGATCTGGGTTTTGCAGATTGTGGGTACCTCTGGAATCCAATAATCAGCTAATAACTCAGCACCGGCATGACCATGAGCTGCAGGTGGTGTCTGAAGACCGTACCACCAAAAAGAAGGtattttgttgttttatttgAAGCCTGAAAGATTTAATTTTTCCATTTTTGCGCTCGTGAATTTGGGTTTAAGATCTTTTGTTATAATTTTTTCTGAGTGTTTTTGTCTTTGAGATTGTTGTGGAtatggttttttaaaaaaatatttcaagcttAGATTCAAATTTGATTGCTTTAGTTGTTTCTTGGTTTGGTTTGATTGTTATATTAAGTTTTTACTTGTCTTTTTTTCAGAAAACAGAAGATCAAGACAAGGATGTTATGAACGAGGTGTACAGGACCCACCAAGCTATCCAGTGcgtttatatttttgttttctaaTCATGCGTGTGTGCCTGGTAattataagtttaaattttaaagGATGGTGAAATTACATAGAAATACCATTTCAGGTCATTGGACAAGTCGATTTCGATGCTCCAGATGGAGCTGTCCGCCTCTCGGAGTGCTCATAATAAGGGAAAAAATGACAAATTACCCATCAGTTCTGATAAACAGCCACTTAGGAAGAAGGCATTCATGGTGATTGGTATCAATACTGCTTTCAGTAGTAGGAAGAGGCGTGATTCGGTCCGAGAGACCTGGATGCCTCAAGGTGAAGCCAGAGTTGTTCTCTTTATCAACCCatgtacaatatttttttgtatggAAACGTGGGTGACGGTGTTTACATTTTGATCAGGGGAACAGCTTCAAAAATTGGAGCTAGAGAAGGGGATTGTTGTGAGATTTATGATTGGTCACAGGTATATTGGTTGCATATAATAATTGAGATGTAAATTTTTGCTGATTTGATGAAATTGCATGCAACATGTACTCTATGTTTCATTTTTCTGGAATAAGctcaatttatatatttttcacgATTGATGCAGTGCAACGTCTAACAGCATATTAGATAGGGCTCTTGACTCAGAAGAAGCTCAACATAATGACTTTCTTAGACTGGTAAATAACAATGCTGCACTACACTTTTGTCCCTCCTAAATAATCCTTAACTCGAAGAATTGAATCTTGACCTTGT from the Primulina tabacum isolate GXHZ01 chromosome 8, ASM2559414v2, whole genome shotgun sequence genome contains:
- the LOC142552955 gene encoding beta-1,3-galactosyltransferase 7-like isoform X1 — its product is MKGKSTGKVSAKWIPIFSIVFFFFGMLFTNKLWVPLESNNQLITQHRHDHELQVVSEDRTTKKKKTEDQDKDVMNEVYRTHQAIQSLDKSISMLQMELSASRSAHNKGKNDKLPISSDKQPLRKKAFMVIGINTAFSSRKRRDSVRETWMPQGEQLQKLELEKGIVVRFMIGHSATSNSILDRALDSEEAQHNDFLRLEHVEGYHELSAKTKTFFTTAVSMWDADFYVKVDDDVHVNLGTLAANLARHRSKPRVYIGCMKSGPVLAQKNVKYHEPEHWKFGEEGNKYFRHATGQIYAISKDLATYISINQPILHKYANEDVSLGSWFIGLEVEHIDDRNMCCGTPPDCEWKAQAGNVCIASFDWSCSGICKSVDNIKFVHEQCGEGEEALWNALL